Proteins co-encoded in one Holosporales bacterium genomic window:
- a CDS encoding Rpn family recombination-promoting nuclease/putative transposase, translating to MKAEKSDLKVLPTNDIIFKMIFANPRDTRPLIHFLNCAIKPESPIKSVVITSNEPSKDYRSEKGVRMDIVATTDAGEQIDVEMQRKNNLDIKGRALFYWSKLFGGQLEMGADYHNLNRTVSITIMNFTLFHADKRYWRKAYLKDDVSNEVITNLLEMQFIELNKMKKMDQNSPLTFWIEFLKDRATCKISGGVRASTDFHLTRECYL from the coding sequence ATGAAAGCTGAAAAGTCAGACCTGAAGGTTTTGCCGACGAATGACATTATCTTTAAGATGATCTTTGCCAATCCCAGAGACACAAGGCCGCTTATTCATTTTCTAAATTGTGCAATTAAGCCTGAATCTCCTATCAAGTCTGTAGTCATAACTAGTAACGAGCCCTCTAAAGACTACAGGAGTGAAAAAGGGGTACGTATGGATATAGTAGCCACTACAGATGCCGGTGAGCAAATAGACGTAGAAATGCAGCGCAAGAACAATCTGGATATTAAAGGCAGAGCATTGTTTTACTGGTCTAAGCTATTTGGTGGTCAGCTTGAGATGGGTGCGGATTACCATAATCTGAATAGAACTGTGTCTATCACAATAATGAATTTCACGCTGTTTCATGCAGATAAGCGTTACTGGCGCAAAGCATATCTGAAAGATGACGTTAGTAACGAGGTTATTACGAACCTGTTAGAGATGCAGTTCATTGAGCTAAATAAGATGAAGAAGATGGACCAGAACAGCCCATTAACGTTCTGGATAGAGTTTTTGAAAGATCGTGCGACCTGCAAAATCAGTGGAGGAGTGAGAGCGAGCACAGATTTTCACTTAACACGAGAGTGTTATTTGTAA